aatttacttaaaaccctgtgagatattttgtttttgtcagtGTTTGCGTGTTTAGcacgtggcccaagacaactctccagtgtggcccagagacgccaaaaggttggacatccctgtaGAGCGTTGGGCTTTCATCCCAACACTAGGCGTGGTGAGACCTTCTACGGGGCTGCCGAATGCACCCCTTGAGCATCCTCATGAAGGGCTCTGACTCCCCCCATCTTCCCACCCCTcatccctttctctgtctcccgGCTTTAGGAGGAGGGGCGTGGCCCCAGTGACAGTACCGTCTTCTGGCTACCTCACACTGACTTTTCCACAGCCCCGTGTCCCTACACACGGGACCCAGCTTCCGTCTCTCTTTGGCTGCATTCCTCACGTCCTCCAGCCACAGACACTGTCTTAAGCACCCCCTGTGGGGGCTCTCAGGGCGCAGGGAGCATGCATGGGCCATGGTCACAGTGTGTGGGCGTCTCCATCCTCTTTGTAAAGACAAGGTGCTCTgctgtcccctcccagccccggaAGTAGGCCTTCCTCATTTCACCAGGAGGAAAAGCGCTCTTTTCAGAGCGAGGCCAAAAAACTCCCCTAATGTGACAGAGCTGGGCTAGTGGTGGCTCTCTGGGCAAAGCTGGGGCCAGATACTTAAGGTGACATcctgcaggaaggggagggggagcatTGCCTCCTCATTGCCAATCCAGCTGAGATGCTGAGATGCTAAGTGCTGTGCAGGAAGGGGATGGACATGGGACGGAGGGACGGAGTGGCTTTCCATCCCCCGGAAGCTCCTGATCTTCTGGGGAGACCTGGGGTTGGGGACAGTAAGACACGGAGCCTGGACCATGGGGTGGCCACTCAGGGGCCCCCACTTGTAGGCAGAAGGGTTAAATGCCACAGTGGATCTCTACAGATTCATGCATTTACTTGAAAACACGGGTTGCGTTTCAGCTTCCGGATCCAGCAACCAGATCATAGAAGGCCCCCGGAACACCACGGCGCTGGTGGGCGGGGAGGCCCACTTCAACTGCACGGTCTCACAGGGCTGGAGGCTCATCATGTGGGCTCTGAATGGCACCGTGGTCCTGAGCGTCACGCCCAAGGAGCCCATCATCACCAGTGACCGCTTCACCTCTGCCAGCTACGAGGAGGGCGGCGACTTCATCTCGGAGATGATAATCCACGACGTGAAGTTCAGCGATGCCGGGCGCGTCAAATGCAGCCTCCAGAACAGCGACAGCGAGGGGTCCGCCTTCCTCTCCGTCCAAGGTATGTGTGCGGGACCGGCCAAGGGCGGTGGTGCTCGGAGCCCCGCGGGTCAggtgtcagagaaatgcaaggcaCCGTCCGAGGTTCGTGTCCTATGTGGCGACGTCTGCGGCGCCTCCAGTTGGTGTCACGCTTAGGGTAATTCTGAACTGACCAGGGTTTGTGGTTTTGTTATTTGTGTATTTCTCTCCCGCCGTCCCCTCGGGCCCTCTTtctacttccttcctttctgtttctccccctccctccttccgtCTTTTCTTTCCGTGTGTCTATGACTAAGATTCTTAAAAACAGGTTTCTGTTACTTCCCATCTCGTCCATTTCAGTACCTAATTGCTTTTCTGGAAACACATCCTGGAACACTTCTGGGGCCAGTTGCCCTCACTTGTCCATGATTCAGGGAGAGCTGACAGTCACCGCCCTGTGCCCAGCTTTTCATATGCTTGGCGCGATTTCTTTGCCTTACATAATTTTTGATATTTACATCACTCGGACATCTTTATCAACGTTGAATTGTGctgtaactttttcctttttcagctTCATCTCCCCAATTTACTACGTTTCCCCACCCCGGTGGCTCTTCCAGGGAAAGCTGTCAAGGGTTTTagaaaaaagagtaaacaaaatgtataaaaagggGCAACTTATCTTTCATTTTCGAAGCTGATTTTTAGGTTCTGAAGATCACGTTgcatagtgaaaaaataaaaggatgattTACACGGATTCAGAACACGTTTCTAAAGTTTAATCACTTTGCATTCCTTAAAAATGCAATTACATACTATTTCTAGATGCGTTGGAGCTAgctctctgcagcagcagcagcttttAAAACAGACCACATTGTGTCTTTGAAGTTTTTCTCACGTTTACTTATTTGCTTGTCTAGGTGAAATTTCCAAAGATTTGGTCTGTATTCATGCGATCAAATCAAATTGGGTAACATTTGGTGCAGATACATGTCTACCGATTTCtacttgcattttttcatttggcCAAATCACTGCATCTTTACTTTATGTGTCTTTACGTGGTTTAATTAGGGGCCCGATGACATTTTGTGATGCTAAGTGATTTTGCGAAGTTACCTGGATTCCTGGCCTCGCCTGCATGACCAGATTCTTGTTGTAATGATTTGTGGTATAAGGGAAAGAACACCGGAAAATGAATCAAAGATGTGAGTTCTGGTTTTGGGTTCATCAGTTCCCCACCTTGGTGACTCCTGAATTGGTTCAATTTCTTCATCCTTAAAACTGGGACAAGACTCCTCTCCCCACTGCTCAGGTGTATGGTGAGGATCAGatgaggaagggatggaggatgGTTGAAGACTCTGGAACCGTAGTGGCCTAGTGGTTAACAGCTCTCCGGAGCCCAAGTGctgggttccagtcccagctTTGTCACTGACCGAGCCTGTGACTGTGGACACATCAGCTCAGGACCCAGTGTCCTCATTACAGGGCTGCCATGCGGTCAATGAACAGGTCTCGGACAGTCTTTAGAGCAGCACCCGGCCCGTTGCAATCTCCAGAGAGCCACCCACTATTACTTGCTGCATCCTCAGTAGGAGCACACCGCTGTGTTAGACCGTCATGGGGGACTCAGAGACCAGCAGAACAGGACGCAGTCCCGCCCCCTGGAACTGTACGAGAAGAGTGGCTTGTGCAAGCACAGGAGGAACAGTGTGCACCCAGAGGCTGCATGGGTGGAGAGAGAGCTTGGGTTCaaactggggaggggggtgagacAATTAGTAGCAATCTCCAAGGATGACTCCAAGGAGAAGTTGCCCCTTGAGATGTGTCTCAAAGGTCTGCGGATGAGAGGCAAGGTTGgaaggtgagggaggaagagggccCTCCTGGATCCAGGAACCACGGCCAAGGCATGGCTTGTGACCGCTGTTCATGGTGCCAAATTCGTAAATCCACGTGGTTTTGTAGCACCTCTTCCCAAAGTTGCAAATCTgtaaaaatattcacatatttttatatgtgaataATGAATGTAGCTTTTTGTTTTAGAAGAAATAGAAGAGCAAGCACCTTGGGAAGTTGAAATCGTCCCCAGCCAAGGTCCCGAGGAAGGACCCTGCAGAATAGGATAGAACTCGGTTGTTTTACCCCGGTTCCGCTGGTCCGAATGTCACCTTGTTCTTAGAGGAACAAATGTTCTCTGAGCAGCAGGGTCTCCCTCAGGGGAGaagaatcttgaaaaaaaaaaaagagcaaacatCCAATATACCTTGGAAGCGCATTATCCAAAGATCGTTTTGTTCTCTTCGAGTATCAACGAGAACAATAAAGGGAACTTACATAATTCCATACTGAGTCACCCCAAAATCTATGTAACGTGTTGTGGCTACCACCTTATACAACGTGCCCTTCTCCTGGCTGACCTTCCGGAAAGCTGGTGGGAAGAGCTGAATCACCGatacacacagagaagaaaatgctgCATTCGGATCGCAGCATGTGCCCGAGCCACCAGGTAGCCGCACGCCAGCCTCCCGCCCTCAGGTGTGAGGAGGGCCGATTTCTCCTGTTGTTAGCTGAGGCAATGCCACTGCTCTGGGTTTCTGTCGTCTTAAACCGCTCCGACAAACGAAACAAGGAGCAAACCAAACCGAGGACAAGGACAGAGCTCTTTGGCCTTAAGGGACAAACCTGGTGCCCTCCCACTGTGGCGGGTGCTGTCGTCCTTGAGCTGGTGACCGTGCTTTGCCCCCTCCAAGACACTCTGCAGGCAAAGGATGATGGGAAAGCTGACATTTCTGGGTGAGCAGGGCTTTCCCAGTGGGGGTCCAGTTCAGTCTCAGCTGGGAATCCCCAGGTACTCCCCCTACCCTGTCAAGAGGATCTGTGAGGTCCTGACACTTTTCAGGACAGTACTAAGGTGTTGGTGGCCATTCCCACTCTCAGTTCCCACATGTGAACCAGGGGCTGTCCACTGCACCCTGGAGAGGTCTGTGCAACTCAGTGGACCAGTGGTGTGCAAGGGACTGATGTGTGAGCGAAACGGAGCCATCCCAAGGGCCAGGCAGAGCAATGGATTTGTAACCTACCAGACAGCGAACGTTTCTTTATATGGTTTCCGTTTCTACAGGGACCCTGACCTTCAAGAAGCCACCACTTGTCAAGTGTTGGTGTAGTATCAAAGGGTACCCGTGGTTCTCTGAAAAGCCTGTCAAAGGCTCCTCATTTTTCCAGCTCTGCAGCTCTGTGaagtcagattttttaaaaaaagatttatttatttatttttagagagggaagggagggagagggagagagagagagaaacatcaatgtgcggttgctggaggctgtggcctgcaacccaggcatgttgccctggctgggaattgaacctgtgatgctttggtttgcagctggagctcaatccactgagctacgtcagccagggctcagattttttaaaaatcacctttaaatGAAGCAATATATGGCAACAGATTGAATACAGAAGGAGATATGAGAAATCCAGCCAGAGGTGAAAGAGATTTGcataaacataaaacaatatTGCTCTTCTGACGAATTCATTTTGGTTTGAGATATaggtattttcataaaaatatgaatcTATATTTACTATGAATTGGATTACTGTTATTTTTGAATATCTAAAAGGAAATGATTCTAATTGCAAACATGGTAAGTCTCCGTAGATATAACCCACACAAATGAGAGGCATCTGGAGTCCGCAGTGGTTTGTAAGAGTGTGGGGGGTGTGGAAACCTGAGGGCCGAAAACTAGTAGTTCAGTCAAATCCCCTCGCGCCCAGGGAGAACAACACAGCCTGAAATTCTCAGGGACTTGCCCAGGCGGATGATTCCAGCTCTGGGGGGAACCAGGACCGTGGGCAGAGGTTGCGAGTCTCAGTCCGGTGTTCTTTCCATTATATCACGCCGCTGGGGGTGTTGACATTGTAATTGGCACGTGGCCGTGAGCTGGGTCCCGGGAGGCTGTGTCTGCAGCGGGGCCCGTGGGTGGTGACACCGGCAGCACCGGAGTGCTTTCGGACGCGTTGCCAACGGCGTGGACGCTGGCACGTGTGAGTCGTCCTCGGCGATGGCTTTTCAACAGTCTGTCCGagcaatatattcttttttttaaagattttatttatttttatttttagagggggaaggagggagagagagagagagaaagagacatcaatgtgtggttgctgggggttatagcctgcaacccagcaatgtaccctggctgggaattgaacctgggacactttggttcccagcccgcgctcaatccactgagctatgccagccagggctgggcaataTATTCTGATACGTGATTGAGGGCAGTTACTCCTGGAATTCTATTGGATTCAATTTGGATGCACTGCCCTTTTTGTTTGAGATCCCGGGCGGTCCAGGGCAACTTTTTAGGGATTGTGGAGTCCCCGTGGCAGGCACGGGGGCCCTCCCTTTCCCACATAATCCATATCCCCCTGggtcctgattttttttcatttccctggaaTGACACCTTTTCTGGTGAGCCATCCCGCCTCTCCCCGTGGGCCTGGGAAGTGCAAATGAAGACCCAGGTGCCCCTGAATGAAGGTTTCCCGCTGCAGACACGGCCGACTCGGGCCCGGGGAGGTGGCGCTCACACGCAAGGCGCACTGAAAAATGAAAGGCGCCTGGGAGGCGAGGGGCGTGGGCCTTCCTTCagaatgtttctcttttctccttcagttGTGGGCAAGCTGCTCACCCCCAGTGACAGTCTTGTAGTCATTGAGGACGAGCCTTGTAATGTGACTTGCCGCGCGGTGGGCTGGATGCCGCTCCCCGACCTTTCCTGGGAGATCGGCGCCCCGGTGAGTCACTCGAGCTACCACTCCGTGCCGGAGCCGGACGACCCCCAGAGCGCCCTGAGCCTGCTGGCCCTGACGCCGCAGGGCAACGGGACAGTGACCTGTGTGGCCAACATGAAGGGGCTGCAAGCCCGCGATTCCCTCACGATAAATCTTACCGTGGTCCCGCCTCCCCTGGGTAAGTGAAGACTTTCTGCTTTATGTAAGGTCTATTATTACCGCATGCCTATCTTTGTGTGTGCTGCTGCCGAAGCTCCTCGTCCAGGAAATCCGCCCGGCGACCTTGGCCTCAGGGCCGAGCGGTGACCGAGACAAGCTACTTCCAGTGCCTGCTCGGTGGCCCTGCCATGCCGCTTGATTTGCAAATCTCCTCTCCTGGCATTGCTCCTTTCCTCCTCACGTGGGAAAATCAGTGAGAATCTTGACAATTAGTAGCATGAAACAGCATCAAGTTCAGAGATAAATACTtgaattcaatgttttttttttctcagcttttatttgttgttctgaGGTGATCCCTTCCTGGGCCAATGAGGAGAAAGCGCTCATAATATTTCAGGAGGGTGCGTGGGTCCTCTCAGATTCCTTCCAATCTTAGTGAAATCacaaggtttcattttttttacccaACAAATCTGTGTGTTTCAAAGTACCAAGTTGATGTAGATTTTTTAATGGGGTTAAATAACATAAACTGAAAGTTTAAGTCCCAAAGGCACTTGTTGCAGGGTCTTCGGACAGGAAAAATGCTCACTACACGCCTTCGCCAGGTTTGCAGAGCCGGCCTGGGCCCCAGTCGGCCAGGACGGAGGAGAAAACATGGAACTCGGGGGCTGGAGATGGACTCGAGTGCCTTCGTGTTACACAAGAGccgggagaggga
The sequence above is a segment of the Phyllostomus discolor isolate MPI-MPIP mPhyDis1 chromosome 2, mPhyDis1.pri.v3, whole genome shotgun sequence genome. Coding sequences within it:
- the IGSF5 gene encoding immunoglobulin superfamily member 5, producing MEGSWRGILAALVVVAGLPASGSSNQIIEGPRNTTALVGGEAHFNCTVSQGWRLIMWALNGTVVLSVTPKEPIITSDRFTSASYEEGGDFISEMIIHDVKFSDAGRVKCSLQNSDSEGSAFLSVQVVGKLLTPSDSLVVIEDEPCNVTCRAVGWMPLPDLSWEIGAPVSHSSYHSVPEPDDPQSALSLLALTPQGNGTVTCVANMKGLQARDSLTINLTVVPPPLGSVDTAGAAALPTWAIVLLAVSLSLLFILIIVLIIIFCCCCVSRKQEKESSYQSEVRNSPNVKANKETLEPKFTSGNENYGYTLDEQKTKQPVSLPPELHDASVLQWQRSGQAQQGPDHQQPGPTSRPQVTLFMAGPKQVRNVTLV